The Fusarium fujikuroi IMI 58289 draft genome, chromosome FFUJ_chr05 DNA segment GCCATTGGAGTTAAGTTTGCCAAATAGTACCGTAGCGGCTCCTCCTATCCCGCCCAATCCCGAAAAGGATGCGTTGTTGCGACAGTTAGCTCAGACACTGTATTCGATCAGGATGCGCAGCCGGCAGCAGAACGACTCAAGCATGGCTGGTTTGCAGGCACAAAGAACAGCAATGCTGTCAGCGATACCAGCCTTCCAGGCCGAAGGTGGCCAGTTGACACAATTGTCGAATGTCTTAACGTCAAACTCTAACATTCTACACGATGCTCTTCATAAAGCGGATGCAGTGATCGAAGGATCCAAGAGCCACCCTGTTccagatgttgatgagctccttGTAGCTCCTACAGTAGTCGCAAACCAGCTATACACACTAGTGGCAGAGGAGAGAGCTATAGGTGACGCCATATTCATGCTTGGACGGGCTGTCGAGCGCGGCCGCATTACACCAGCAGTGTTTGCCAAGACGACAAGAACTCTTGCTAGAGAATGGTATCTGAAAAAAGCACTTGTGCGAAAGATTGGGCAAGGAATGGGCCTGGCCTCATGATGGGATACCATACGAGATTTGGACTGACGCAGCTCCCTTGCCAAGCGGGGGTTTAGTATTGTTCTTACAGCTGGCAGCCGGGAGGAGCTCCAGGATTGGCATCGTGCATGGAGTAGCAGTTACGTGGCGAGGCACTGGGCAAACTACGACAATTAAGAGGTGGATTGCAACATACTTTTGAAACGAAGCCAAACGAGTGAGTCGACCGGCTAGCTGGATGCCCGTGAAGTCTATCTTGCGATCTCAAGCCATCGATACGGCGAACAGCTCCCGATACGGTTGGAAAAAGACTGGGCAGATTAAGAGTCTAACGATCGAGACCAAAGCGGATAATTAAACTCTTGATATCAAAACGGACCCCATATCAAATCCACTCCCCTTCCCCCATCCATGACGGCAATTGGCGTGCACGGAGTCAGGAACACGGGGAAAAAGAAACGAATCCGTCACTTGGACCGTTAGCTCTCGGCCTGTCAAGATATGCACGGATCGATCTTCTGCGCCGAACGAGTCTAGCGGGCTCAAAGAACAATACTAAGCCTCAAAACGCCACGAACTGCAAGAACAATACTAAGGCCAACCTCACCCCCACCGACCTTGGTATTCTTGGTTGAATGTGATAACACCCTTTGAATACAAATCCTGTTCCTGGACTACATTCTTCCTTGCCGCTGACAATATCTAATTATTGCTTGCCAAGTTAGCTTAACTGTTTGTTCTTCAAGACCGTTCTCGCCTGGTGTGATCTGTTTAACCATGTTGCCACTTTCTCAATTCTCTTCAGCGTTATACAAGAATTCCCTTCTCACTTCACTTCCATTCTActctctcttatatatatcttgaagagctcagaCCTCTTAGTTCTCCGTTCGCTCGTGAActacatccatccatctttgCCACGTTGAGATCCGATCAACATCTACCAACAGCCAACTCCCCTTTCACTTACACTTCACTCATTTCACTACTGCTTATCAGATCGCAAGCAATGTCGACTTTTGATCCGTTCACGCAGAACGTCACGTTCTTAGCAGCAGATGGAAACACCACCATCAGCATCCCCGTGATGCTCGTTGACGAGATGCGTCGCATGATGGTCAACACCGTCATCAACTATGCCACACAGCTCGGCGCCTGTCTCGTCATGCTTGTCGTTCTCCTCGTCATGGTGCCCCtttccaagttcaagagacCGTTCAACGCTCTTCAGATCCTCAGTCTCGTCATCTGCTCGGTCAGAATGGTGCTGCTTTGTATCTGGAACATCTCCAAGTTTGCCGACTTTTACCCCTTCTGGTCTCATGACTTTAGCCATATTCCTACCAGTGGGTATGCACCTGCCATTGCTGCCAATATCATCTCGCTCTTGCTCGTCATCTCGATCGAGACGATGCTCATGAGCCAGGCTTGGACGATGGTTAAGCTGTGGCCGAATCTGTGGAAGTATATCATCACTGGTCTTTCACTCGTCATTTCTCTCATGACGATTTGTGTGAGGATTGCTTTCACGGCTGTTCAGATCGAGGCGAATCTCGATACCATTCCGCCGTGGCACATGCTCTGGCTCATCAAGTGGACGGTCATCATGAACGTGTCTTCAATCTCATGGTGGtgtgccatcttcaacatcaagctcatctgGCATCTCATCTCCAACCGTGGTATCCTGCCATCTTACAAGACACTCAACCCCATGGAGGTCCTTGTCATGACCAACGGTCTCCTGATGATCATCCCAGGCAAGTCTCTCCCTCACAACCACTCGAATTCCTCACTAACACTCCACAGTCATCTTCGCCTCTCTTGAATGGGCTCACTTCGTCGACTTCGAAGCAGCATCTCTCACCCTCACCTCCGTCGCTGTCATCCTCCCCCTCGGCACCCTCGCTGCACAACGCATCGCCGCCAGCAACGCCAACAGCGCCAACACCTCCGGCGCCTCCGGCGCCTCCAGTGGCATCTGCTACGGCGTCAGCGGGCCCAGCTCCTTCACCGGCTTCAAGGCACCCAGCTTCAGCACCAACCGCAGCGGCACCACAGACAGGCCTCACGTCTCCGTGTACGCCCGCTGTGAGGCGGGGACTTCGTCTCGCGATCACATCAACcccgaggatgttgagctcGGCAAGATGGACGGTGACCATGTCCGGGTTGACAAAGCCTTCTTGCAACGTGAAGAGCGGATCTAGGCCACCCTCTTCAATTTCAGCTTCCACGAAAAGACTGCTTTTGGAAAATGGTATTACATGTTCATGTTTTCGACCAAAACAAAACTTCTAGCGCGGCGTATCGGCACAAGTTGCTTTCTTCATTTACTGCTTTTCTTAGCGAACAGCTTTCATACCCAATGcggttgatgatgcttgagATAACTCACATACTACATTCTTTAGTTTATGATATCTCTTTTGAATCGACGGCTTTTAATCATGGACGATGCTATCCATGCCTTACTTCTCTAGTTAAAAGATGGATAAGCGCTCAAGCGCACAATAGCGATGAATACATTCAGATTGCCAACCCTGCCTTACCCACTGTGATGCCCAGTGTTAGTTTCAGAGTGCTATGTTGTCAGCTGGAAGGTAAGACAGTCAGAATGTGATGTGAGTGATTGACGCTAAATACTGTATAACAGCTACCATCCAAGCCCGAGTCGCACCAAGATGACATAACCAAGCCTACTCCTTCATCTGGACCTCGTGCGATGAGGCATTTATCTACTCGCTGCGGCCTCCTGAAATCCTTCTGACCTTTTCCTTGCACAAACTAACAAGGCGCTTCAGCTCATTTGCGCGTACCGGTCGAGGTTGCTCCAATTCGCAGACTACCTTGGAGACAAATGTGTTGTGCGCGGGTGCAGTCTGACGatcattctcaagaagctcgatgaGTTCCAGTTCCTTTCCAATGTCGGGCAGAGAAAACCGGTTTGCCGCTCGGGAGAGGGCATGCTTGGTGCGAGAGAACCGCCTTTGAGGTTCTGCGAACAAAGGAGGCGGCGCTACACTAAGTCCAGCCTCTCCATCAATGTTGAAGCCTGCCTGGGTGATGGAACTTCTAGGGAGGGACGATGGCTTTCCCAGCGAAAGAGGCGAGATGATTTCGGTGGTGAGAAAAGTTTGACCGAGAACGGGCTGACTGGGGATCGCATCAATTGAATGGGGTGATAGCGGTTCGTCATTTGCAAACTCAGCAGCCTGGCCATCCTGCACCACAGTATCATCATCAGAGCCCCTAAGTTGGGATGGGGCGATGTCTCTCGAACTTGTAGTGCTCCATTCTGAGGGTATCCTTCGATAAGATGTAGAAATCTGTCGAAGGGTGCCCTTGAAGGTCCTCAGAGGACCAACAACAGAACTTTTTCGCTTGCTGATTTTGAACATAGGCTGCTTACCAGTATCGATCGGACGGGGAGAATCAAGTGGAGGAACCTGGCGATCAAGGGACTCAAAAAGGTCGATCTTTTGCTTCAACGGTGAAATGTACTTCTCTGTGTTACGCCGACCGACAGGAGTTTGTGGACGTTCCACTGTAGCACGGCTCCCACAAGGAGCATAACTTTTGGACCTGAATTTTGGCGCATTCAATATTTCGGACTCCGAAGAATCGGAATATCCCAAAAGAGGATGCTTCGATGGCGAATAAGGcgccttgttcttggtaAGGATTGACTCGCGCTTTTTGGTGTCATGAGGAGCGACAGGGGCCACTGGCTGATCCTTCAACTGATCAAACTGCTTCCTGAGACTGAAAATCCTAGAACGTGGTAGGCTTGAGCGACTTGGGGTACTTGCTCTCGCGGACCTGAAAGACATGAGACCGCTGTTGTTACTCGCAGGTTGGCTGGGGACATCATGGGATCCACGAGATTTCCTTCGAAGGCTTGAGCCTCCTGCAGCGACTGTATTTGACAATGAAGATGCTATCTTGCGAGCATTTCGCACCCAGCCATTCTGCCGGGTTTCTTCGATTGTGACTtcgttcttgtcaacaaaAACATCATCGCGAgtatcatcaagcttgaatCGAGTCGTAGATACCGCCTGCACAGATGATGGTGTCATTTCGGTGTACTGAGACTTGATGTAGCTTGGACTCGCATCAGGCGCACTCATGACGAGACTGTTACGCTTGAAAGAGGTCCATGAGTCATCTGGTCGATTCAAAGGAGATCGCCATGTGCCAAAAGGGTCATCAGAAGCCAGGAGTGTCCGCGGTGAGGGGACAATACGAGACGTAGGCGAGAATGGCTTTGCAACGTGCCCTGAATTCGGCGTAGTGGGAACATCGTCTGCTCGTGGTTCTGTGGCTGACCGTCTTGTCTTGATCGATTGCCAACTTTTGGAATGAGCCAGCTTTGATGGCGAACGAGGAATAGAGGTACGGGTGCGACTGgaggcttctatttctatCAGAGAGTCAATGCTTTCCTACAGAAGATACACCCGAAACACATACGCGCCTGTTGGTCTGCAGCCTCAAACATTATTCGTCTCTCTGCCACAGACTTTTGCCTTGCCTTTGAGTCCGCATTTCTAGTCGATATCACAGGCGACTGGGCACCAAAAGTTTTTACTCGACGGGCACGAGAGGGTTCTTGGCTTGAAGGAACGAAACGACCAGACGAGACATGGCTAGAACCGGTGGAGCCTCTTTCTCGTCTCTTTGTCGATGAATGAGATGATGGCTTCGAGGCGCTTGATGAAGTTTGCTCAATTGTCGAGGTGACCTTGATAACAGAAGTGGGCTTCGTCtttgatgaaggaagaggagggctGCCAACGGAGGAGACTgcttcaagaacctcaaactTTGAGAGAAGCTGGGCGAACTTGCTGTTGGCCAAGCTGCGGGTATCTGAGCTTTCGGAGACGAACTTGCGTGGTGAATTCTTGCGGGAAGACGAATGCGTGCTCATGTTGGCGGCCTTCAAAGACGGGCGAGGCTGTGATATTGATGAAGATCACGTCTTGATGGTATAATATCACGAGAAAGTGTCGAATGTCGATGCCGTCGAAGTCTGTTCaaaagatgaggatgaatcTGCCTGGAACAACATTGTAGAATCGACAGAGATGTCATGAGTTTGGCAGATGGAGACGACAAGGCCATGATTGCAGATGGAAGGAGCACCCTCGCCCGATCGCATCGCATCTAGATGGAAAGCGCGATGTAGATGATGCACATGCCTCCCGAGCTACCTAGCACTGGAACCTACGG contains these protein-coding regions:
- a CDS encoding probable pheromone receptor, whose product is MSTFDPFTQNVTFLAADGNTTISIPVMLVDEMRRMMVNTVINYATQLGACLVMLVVLLVMVPLSKFKRPFNALQILSLVICSVRMVLLCIWNISKFADFYPFWSHDFSHIPTSGYAPAIAANIISLLLVISIETMLMSQAWTMVKLWPNLWKYIITGLSLVISLMTICVRIAFTAVQIEANLDTIPPWHMLWLIKWTVIMNVSSISWWCAIFNIKLIWHLISNRGILPSYKTLNPMEVLVMTNVIFASLEWAHFVDFEAASLTLTSVAVILPLGTLAAQRIAASNANSANTSGASGASSGICYGVSGPSSFTGFKAPSFSTNRSGTTDRPHVSVYARCEAGTSSRDHINPEDVELGKMDGDHVRVDKAFLQREERI